A region from the Bos indicus x Bos taurus breed Angus x Brahman F1 hybrid chromosome 9, Bos_hybrid_MaternalHap_v2.0, whole genome shotgun sequence genome encodes:
- the CNR1 gene encoding cannabinoid receptor 1: MKSILDGLADTTFRTITTDLLYVGANDIQYEDIKSDMASKLGYFPQKFPLTSFRGSPFQEKMTAGDSPQLVPADQVNLTEFYNKSLSSYKENDENIQCGENFMDMECFMILNPSQQLAIAVLSLTLGTFTVLENLLVLCVILHSRSLRCRPSYHFIGSLAVADLLGSVIFVYSFVDFHVFHRKDSPNVFLFKLGGVTASFTASVGSLFLTAIDRYISIHRPLAYKRIVTRPKAVVAFCLMWTIAIVIAVLPLLGWNCKKLQSVCSDIFPLIDETYLMFWIGVTSVLLLFIVYAYMYILWKAHSHAVRMIQRGTQKSIIIHTSEDGKVQVTRPDQARMDIRLAKTLVLILVVLIICWGPLLAIMVYDVFGKMNKLIKTVFAFCSMLCLLNSTVNPIIYALRSKDLRHAFRSMFPSCEGTAQPLDNSMGDSDCLHKHANNAASVHRAAESCIKSTVKIAKVTMSVSTDTSAEAL, from the coding sequence ATGAAGTCCATCCTCGACGGCCTGGCAGATACCACCTTCCGAACCATCACCACAGACCTCCTGTACGTGGGTGCCAATGACATTCAGTACGAAGATATCAAAAGCGACATGGCATCCAAATTAGGGTACTTCCCACAGAAATTTCCTCTGACTTCCTTCAGGGGAAGTCCCTTCCAAGAAAAGATGACTGCAGGGGACAGTCCTCAGCTGGTCCCAGCAGACCAGGTGAACCTCACCGAATTTTACAACAAGTCCCTGTCCTCCTACAAGGAGAATGATGAGAACATTCAGTGCGGGGAGAACTTTATGGACATGGAGTGCTTCATGATCCTGAACCCCAGCCAGCAGCTGGCCATCGCTGTGCTGTCCCTCACGTTGGGCACCTTCACGGTCCTGGAGAACCTGCTGGTGCTGTGCGTCATCCTCCATTCCCGCAGCCTCCGCTGCCGGCCCTCTTACCACTTCATCGGCAGCCTGGCAGTCGCCGATCTCCTGGGGAGCGTCATCTTCGTCTATAGCTTCGTCGACTTCCACGTGTTCCACCGCAAAGACAGCCCCAACGTGTTTCTGTTCAAACTGGGTGGGGTCACGGCCTCGTTCACAGCCTCGGTGGGCAGCCTGTTCCTCACGGCCATCGACAGGTACATATCGATTCACAGGCCCCTGGCCTATAAGAGGATCGTCACACGGCCTAAGGCCGTGGTGGCGTTTTGCCTGATGTGGACCATCGCGATTGTGATCGCCGTGCTGCCCCTGCTAGGCTGGAACTGCAAGAAACTGCAATCCGTGTGCTCAGACATTTTCCCTCTCATCGACGAGACCTACCTGATGTTCTGGATCGGGGTCACCAGCGTGCTGTTGCTGTTCATCGTGTATGCCTACATGTACATCCTCTGGAAGGCGCACAGCCATGCTGTCCGCATGATCCAGCGTGGTACCCAGAAGAGCATCATCATCCACACGTCCGAGGATGGCAAGGTGCAGGTGACACGGCCCGACCAAGCCCGCATGGACATTCGGCTGGCCAAGACCCTGGTCCTGATCCTGGTGGTCTTGATCATCTGCTGGGGCCCTCTGCTCGCTATCATGGTATACGATGTCTTTGGGAAGATGAACAAGCTCATTAAGACGGTGTTTGCATTCTGCAGCATGCTCTGCCTGCTGAATTCCACAGTGAACCCCATCATCTATGCTCTGCGGAGCAAGGACCTGAGACATGCTTTCCGGAGCATGTTCCCCTCCTGCGAAGGCACCGCACAGCCTCTTGATAACAGCATGGGGGACTCAGACTGCCTGCACAAACACGCCAACAATGCAGCCAGTGTCCACAGGGCGGCGGAGAGCTGCATCAAGAGCACGGTCAAGATCGCCAAGGTGACCATGTCTGTGTCCACGGACACGTCTGCCGAGGCTCTGTGA